The Vigna unguiculata cultivar IT97K-499-35 chromosome 6, ASM411807v1, whole genome shotgun sequence genome contains a region encoding:
- the LOC114187782 gene encoding uncharacterized protein LOC114187782 yields MANRRRRNTAGVDEIAQAIHRMVDAMQPIAAQPRVVVALVRPVTMEDFMRHKPSKFFGRSTLDEVDAWLRECEKICRVIDCTDAQRLSFVTFFLVADAKYWWVGMQQLIQTCAEEITWTSFRTRFLEKYFPDSVKHKREAEFLTFQQGNLTVQAYTDKFEYLARFYSPTVTEEWRCKKYEGGLKHELR; encoded by the coding sequence ATGGCTAACAGGAGAAGGAGAAACACTGCTGGAGTTGACGAGATCGCTCAGGCAATTCATCGcatggtggatgcgatgcagcCTATTGCCGCTCAGCCTAGGGTCGTGGTGGCACTAGTTCGCCCTGTGACGATGGAGGATTTCATGAGGCATAAGCCCTCAAAATTCTTTGGTAGATCCACCCTTGATGAGGTAGACGCATGGCTGAGAGAGTGTGAGAAGATCTGCAGGGTGATAGACTGCACAGATGCACAGAGATTGTCATTTGTCACTTTCTTCCTAGTGGCAGATGCGAAGTATTGGTGGGTGGGCATGCAGCAGTTGATACAGACATGTGCCGAGGAGATCACTTGGACTTCCTTCAGGACCAGGTTCCTGGAGAAGTACTTTCCGGATTCGGTGAAACACAAGAGGGAAGCTGAATTCCTCACCTTTCAGCAGGGGAACCTGACTGTGCAGGCATACACAGACAAGTTTGAGTATCTGGCTAGATTTTATTCACCTACAGTCACTGAGGAGTGGAGGTGCAAGAAGTATGAGGGTGGGTTGAAACATGAGTTGCGCTGA
- the LOC114188814 gene encoding mavicyanin-like: MPFLRGFRFNLFLVSLFATWVRIQTKVESYQYKVGDLDSWGIPTSSNSKVYDKWSKYQNLKIGDSLLFLYPPSQDSLIQVTEESYKSCNLKDPILYMNNGNSLFNITSEGEFYFTSAESGHCQKHQKLHITVGVGGNTDTLSPSSLPQSAPSYPTAFGDIPMSASSTSSSPHPNSRFSFILIGFFLCALFPTLLR, translated from the exons ATGCCCTTTCTTAGAGGTTTTAGATTTAACCTCTTTTTGGTGTCTCTCTTTGCTACTTGGGTTCGAATCCAAACCAAGGTGGAAAGTTACCAATACAAAGTTGGAGATCTAGATTCCTGGGGGATCCCCacttcatcaaattcaaaaGTCTATGACAAATGGTCCAAATATCAGAACCTCAAGATCGGTGATTCCCTCT TGTTTCTGTACCCACCAAGCCAAGATTCATTGATTCAAGTGACAGAGGAATCCTACAAGAGCTGCAACCTTAAAGATCCAATCTTGTACATGAACAATGGGAACTCCTTGTTCAACATTACATCAGAAGGGGAGTTTTACTTCACCAGTGCAGAGTCTGGTCATTGCCAAAAGCATCAAAAGCTTCACATAACTGTGGGAGTTGGAGGAAACACCGACACACTTTCTCCATCTTCACTGCCTCAATCCGCACCTTCTTACCCAACTGCTTTTGGCGACATTCCCATGTCGGCCTCTAGTACTTCTTCTTCACCTCACCCAAATTCAAGATTTTCATTCATACTTATTGGATTCTTCCTCTGCGCACTCTTCCCGACCCTATTAAGATAA